The Vicia villosa cultivar HV-30 ecotype Madison, WI unplaced genomic scaffold, Vvil1.0 ctg.000206F_1_1_2_unsc, whole genome shotgun sequence genomic interval TTTTTTCTATAGATAGAAACAAAAATGGTTAACAAATTGAACTAAAATTTCTGCGAAATCATGCTCTATACAATTGACATGTGCTCTATAActgaaaatatatattatatgcaaTCAACATGAGATACGGTAGGCAGTTAGAAGCTTCAAAAGGTTAAATATACGTACTCTCCAAGAAAATAAATTACATACTCAATAGACCCGAATGTGTACTCAATAGCACTTGAATTAGAtagtaaatttttaatttttttttcaatttaatcaaaGGTTTTTGATTCGAACTCAGTCTTGAACATACATCATTTTATGTAGCACCAACACCTCTGAACAAAGCGTGTTTGTGTCCGTGTCAGTATCAGACACTTACACCGACACTTATGATTacgtttaattaatttatttttttcaattattattgGTGTCGCCGTATCAGTGTCGGAGTTAAATTCAAAGTGTTCGTGCTTCATAGACAACAATGATAAATTCTCTTAAAGAGAGTTTTGCTGCTCGTGCAGTTGCGCGTAGTGGATACTCAATTTTTAGGAGTAAAAATATAGAAAGGGATGTGTGGGTGAATGAAGAAAATTTGGTGCATGGTATGGTGATAAACAAAAGGGTTATTAAGAACATAAGAATTAGAAACATGATATTTCATTTTCATTCAATTTGGAATTAAGCAACGCATGAAGTAACAAACAAGAGAGTAGAACCAAAAATTGTTTAAGAATGGATAAGATGTTCTTGTCCAGTTATATATGGCTATATTTTAATTGTCCGGAAGACATGGCGCCGTATATTTTTGTATGGCTTTCAATGTGAACAGTTTATTAATTAGATATTTAACCACCAAATCTTGGCATAGCCTTAATTACATACACAGACACATCAGTTTATAAAGCAATAGAGTTAATCTTGACTCTAATATTAATCAAAGTTATTTGGGGATATCAATTGATTTGGTAAATACGTGTATTTATTGAATATACATGACTCATACATTAGTCTTAGCAAAGCTTtctcatagtttttttttttaagagacaTGACTCATACATTAGTCTTAGCAAAGCTTTCTCATAGTTTTTTTTAAGAGACTAGTTACATTTTAAAGAAATTCTTAGGTAGACACAACCCTAAGAAAtagttttacacacaaccaatcataaaattttaatcttctctccttcataatcacaaccatccatgaattcaattaaaaaagaaattaaaatttaaataaaatttaaattttctccCTCCTTCATAATGAGTTGTCTTATTTCTATTGGTTGTGACTAAGAAGAAAATTTTATgtgtgtccatgcaagaattccTCTACATTTTAATCgtaataatatttttgaagatattACTTAACTATTGTTTTACTGCAacaaatttatataaatattaaacttgattttaaaaatacaatctcatttttATGATTATAGAATGAATACAGAAAAAATGAAGTCAATCCATTCAATTGTGGTTGCAAAAACAATCCATTCAAATATAGatcactaattttttttaaatatctatTTGAGTATTAGTGAGCTACAAAATCAATGTACTTTATACAATGTGCATGACAATCCTTATGAATAACAACGGTTGGAGTATTGAGTGATAGCTTAAATGAAGTGAGAAGTTGTTATATAAGTGTTTTTTTTTACATTCTCCTCTTCAGTATTATGGGTGGGTGTATTTGTAACTCATAGATATCTTAAATTGATCATTGAGTCAAGTCTTCATAAAATATAACAACTTTTACGGTGGTCGATCTCTAAAAATCTAGTTAAGCCATGATTTTTCAGATACTGACTGTTGATCTAGTATATGCTCCATCCACGATAGCGCATTATGAACAGAGAAACAAAAAGTTCAAGCAATACATCTAGACAAGTGGGGATTAAACTTGTTCGAACTATTAAAGGGACGACTCGTAAAAGGCAAAGTATATGACTCTCACTTTCGCCTCAAGGCTCGTCTCAATTATACCACTAcaatcaataataataaattaatattttttttagtttatattattaaaaaatatatttcaaaattattaaatGATTAATAAATCTAATTACCATATATATCAATCAAATATCTTAATTactcaataaattttaaaattatttttttataataaaaaaaagaatatattACAATTTCTTACTCCAATTTAAAAATCTGATATGGATTTAGATAATGAGAATGGTGAATTAAAGAGACTGAGATCTACATAATTTAAAATTGCACTTTTCATCAAAATAAGTCTGCAAACATGAAGAATTGCACAATTCCCCATACTACCAAGTACACAATCATCAGAGACCCCATTTCATATTTTTTAGGAGTGTAAtttaaataagaaagaaaaagcaaaaaataaaatccatcaatatTCCAATCCACCCAAATTAAATTTGAATGTATAAGAAAAAGCACAAGTTACAGCAACAAGTGATCAACTAGTGATAATATTACAAAAGAAAAAcaccttataaaaaaaaaaagttgcatctAGCTAGCTAGCTCAATTCTTCACATGCTTCTAGCAAGCATTTCTTGATACCTCCTATCAGACTCTTGTTTTTCCAACTTAAACTTCTCATGACAATTAGCAATAAACATTTCAGCCAACATATCAatattctctttctctttctcattcacaatctctttctcttttacacCCTCTTGAATTTTCTTCTCTTCAAGCCACTCTAAATACCCCGCAAGATTCGCGTCCGGATTCTCGTAAAGAGGATCCGGAACTGGCAAAACATGAGACGATTTTGATGAGCACCAGTTGTAATGAAGTCTGAAAGAGCCCAGGATGATCTTTTTTCGTATGTTGTTACGTTTTTTGTGAGAGGAATAGTAAGTGAAGTTGATGGTTGAGTTGTTGTTGGTGTCTTTGAGAATTTCGATAATGAAATGTTTGAGTTTTGAGAGTGCGCGAAATATTCGACAAAAGTGTGAAACTAAGAGGGTATGGATGATTCTTTTGAGTTTCATGGAAGATAAATTTGAGGAatgtgttgatgttgatgatgatgattttggaGAGAAAATTTGAAGAGGGTGTAAGGATTTGAGATGAGATGGAGTGAACATTTTTTTGTTTGTGGTGATGATGGATAGAAAAGAAATAGAATCAGTGTGTGTAGTTTATAGGGTGGATAATTATGTGGAATTACTGATTTGTCCTTTGTTTTTTGGTTTATTTAAAGGTGTACCATAAACttttttgatttgaaaatagTGATTGTTtggtcttttttttcttttgtggaTAATATGTTGGTGATAAGACCCCGCTTGATTGTTTTGAAATTCTGCAATTTTATTATcacttttaattaatttataatggtTTTTTATTATATCTTATATACTAAGTAGTGTCTGTAGTAATTAAGCAGCTCGAGAACGGAGATTAAGGCTTAAGAATCGCAAGAGTCACATACCCAATAGCTACTATTATATCATAATTTTATGCACTATAAATTTATAGTTTGATTCTTACATAATACTTTTATAATGAAAATAATGTCTTACCAAggagaaattaaatttaaatagatCAGATATATCCGGCTCAAAGAATTAATTTTTACAATTGCGTGATATTTAGTTTCTAGCTAtctcaaaaaaattatattagatatataatattatttttaatactaaaaatattagaaATTCACATATAGTTAAAATTTTGTAATAGTCTGAAATATAATATTCAACAAAAAGATATTGTTGTTCGTCAACTGAAGTGGGAATTACAAATTATATTACATGGTTTTAAAATACTCAAAATATTTATCTTTTAGGTTTCATAATAAATCATTTTTTCTTGATATTATTataacaaaaatttattttttgtatttattaaataataaatttgttctACATAGAAattaaatatgttagttatttgataaatttaaaaaataaatttttattttctattttagtcCAATCAAATTCCAGAGATTAGTATAGAGAAATTATCTTTTACAATCATTTTcatcaatatatatttttagttcaTTATTCCATGAAATATAATAAATAGTAtactctattaaaaaatatatttatttaatatttatacaatTAAGATATCAATTATGCTTTTTTTACTATTTATGATATGAGATTGAGATGGTGGTACTAGTGAATATGGGGACTATTGTTTAATATTTTAACATTGTTTCCTCGATCTTACAAGTGGTTATTTTAATGCTCAGAACCTTCGTCTGAATTTGCAGAAGAAGCTTCGTAATATTGTCGATTTCTCTGTATAACCAATAACTTCTTTGACACTTTCTTTGCATTAAATCGGAATAGAACGTGTGTGATTGAGTGAGATAAGAGGGTAAACCAGGGAAATAATAAGATTAGTTACTTTAATTTTTTCTACACAAAAGAGATCGATCACAAGTGATAATCGTGTCTTTGTTTATTATTCTAATGTTTttactttttttgaaaaagaaaagatgatCGAATAATCGAATCTATCTCCAGTAAAAGAAGATAAATTTGATtgtgctaattaatttatttgcaTGTTGTTCATTACGAATCACTACATTATGTGATTCTCCTAGATGTATAAATTAATAAGACTCCTATTAGACATAATCTTATCTTTTATCAAATTCTTTTGGACACAGAGCATGCACACAATGTGTGATATTGGGGAAACATTATATGACCTTACTCTTTGATAACTTTAATAATTTTAGTGTTATtaggaaataattaaaagaaattatttaaacaaaaataaaattttagataaagaaaaatagacaaaaactttttaaaatcaagaaagttattatttaattttttttataagtaaaaatgtttttaaagagAGTACTAAGGATAATCCAATTCTTACAAACAAAAGGGACGAAAGAACTAAAAAGAAGAAACAACGTCAAGAACTAACACTGCCAACGAAATCAAAAATAGAAATCTACTTCAAAACATAACCTCTTGCCGAGAATCACATGAAAAAGGCTTGAAAGAAAGTAAAACAGCCGCCGCCTATTAAAGACAAAAACCACAACCTGTACAAGCCTGCTACAAACAAGCATGGAAGGCAAATCAAACAAGACAATATATATTAGCTAAAAATTACAAGTAGAATTTCTGCATCAAACAACCAAGCAGGCAACAGAAAACCTGCACCtacaaaacaacaaacaacctGCAGAAATCAATTAAGCAGACAACCTACAAGGTCATGAATCCAATCGGCCTAGTTAAGGTTTAATTCCCTCTAAACTTTTCGATAAACCAGTCCCAAGCTAAGTGTTCTTGATCATCATCTCCATTTCATAAACACCTTTCCAACCATCTAAAAATAGATTTTCGTTTCTGCATAACCAAACCACCTAAAAACTCTAAGCTAAATCAGTAATTGGTTTTTTTTCTTGACCCTCCCTTTGATCCTATTTATAAAAGCGTTAAGGTTGTCATACACTGAGCTATTCATTGCAGCATACTCCACACTCAGCCAAAGATAAATTATGTTCTAGACCTGAGCAACAATCGGACATGACAAAAAGAGATGCATTTGTGTTTCTTTAGCTTCAAAACAAAGAGGACATACCACGTTATGGTTCCCCTCAATGATTCCTCTTTTTTCTAATTCAACTATTAAAGGTAACTTATTCAACA includes:
- the LOC131625354 gene encoding uncharacterized protein LOC131625354; protein product: MFTPSHLKSLHPLQIFSPKSSSSTSTHSSNLSSMKLKRIIHTLLVSHFCRIFRALSKLKHFIIEILKDTNNNSTINFTYYSSHKKRNNIRKKIILGSFRLHYNWCSSKSSHVLPVPDPLYENPDANLAGYLEWLEEKKIQEGVKEKEIVNEKEKENIDMLAEMFIANCHEKFKLEKQESDRRYQEMLARSM